A single window of Salvia splendens isolate huo1 chromosome 6, SspV2, whole genome shotgun sequence DNA harbors:
- the LOC121806683 gene encoding hypersensitive-induced response protein 2-like produces the protein MGQTLGCIQVDQSNVAVKEQFGKFQEVLEPGCHCLPWCFGYQLAGTLSLRLQQLNVRCETKTKDNVFVNVVASIQYRALSDKASDAFYKLSNTKEQIQAYVFYVIRASVPKMDLDSTFEQKDEIAKAVENELEKVA, from the exons ATGGGTCAGACGCTTGGTTGTATTCAAGTGGATCAGTCCAATGTTGCTGTGAAGGAACAATTTGGCAAGTTTCAAGAGGTGCTAGAGCCCGGCTGCCATTGCCTTCCGTGGTGTTTTGGCTACCAATTGGCCGGTACCCTATCGTTACGTCTACAGCAGCTCAATGTCCGCTGTGAAACAAAAACTAAG GACAACGTGTTTGTGAATGTGGTTGCTTCGATCCAGTACCGAGCACTGTCCGACAAAGCATCTGATGCATTTTATAAGCTATCTAACACCAAAGAGCAGATCCAAGCATACGTATTTTATG TCATCAGGGCAAGCGTACCGAAAATGGACCTTGATTCCACTTTTGAGCAGAAGGATGAGATAGCTAAAGCTGTGGAAAATGAACTTGAAAAGGTAGCGTAA
- the LOC121808596 gene encoding proteasome subunit alpha type-3-like → MSSIGTGYDLSVTTFSPDGRVFQIEYAAKAVDNSGTVVAIKCKDGIVMGVEKLIASKMLLPGSNRRIHSVHHNSGMAVAGLAADGRQIVTRAKSEATNYERVYGEAIPVKELAERVASYVHLCTLYWWLRPFGCGVIVGGYDRDGPQLYMIEPSGISYRYFGAAIGKGRQGAKTEIEKLKLSEMTCRQGVIEVARIIYGVHDEAKDKAFELELSWVCDESNRQHEKVPENLLEEAKVAAKAALEEMDAD, encoded by the exons ATGAGCAGCATAGGCACAGGCTACGACCTATCGGTGACGACATTCTCACCGGACGGCCGCGTTTTCCAGATCGAATATGCCGCCAAAGCCGTCGACAACAGCGGCACCGTCGTTGCCATCAAATGCAAAGACGGTATCGTCATG GGAGTTGAGAAGCTGATTGCTTCCAAAATGCTGCTGCCAGGCTCCAATCGAAGAATCCACTCCGTTCATCACAACTCCGGCATG GCTGTTGCCGGATTAGCTGCTGATGGCAGGCAGATTGTTACACGAGCAAAGTCTGAAGCAACTAATTATGAGAG GGTTTATGGTGAAGCAATTCCTGTTAAAGAACTTGCGGAACGAGTGGCTAGTTACGTGCATTTGTGCACGCTTTATTGGTGGCTCAG GCCTTTTGGTTGTGGAGTGATTGTGGGAGGTTATGATAGGGATGGTCCACAGTTGTACATGATTGAACCTTCTGGAATATCTTAT AGATACTTCGGTGCAGCCATTGGAAAAGGAAGACAGGGTGCTAAAAC TGAGATCGAAAAATTAAAGCTTTCAGAGATGACATGCCGACAAGGTGTCATTGAGGTGGCCAGGAT CATCTATGGGGTTCATGATGAGGCCAAGGACAAGGCTTTTGAACTAGAACTGAGCTGGGTCTGTGATGAGTCGAACCGCCAGCATGAAAAG GTTCCGGAAAATCTACTAGAGGAAGCCAAGGTAGCTGCTAAAGCTGCTCTTGAAGAAATGGATGCAGATT